The sequence AATCAATAAAGTGAGGAATCCTAAGAGCCGGTCGATAGTGCGTCGCTGCCCCAAGGCGCTCAACCACAGCAGTTTACGCTGGTGTTGATACCTAAAGGCATCCATGACTTCACGGCGAAAATGAGGCCAATTATCTAAATCATGCCAGTACATCCACAACACCGCTGTTTGGTCAACATGGGCGTATGACTGCAAAGTGAAAGGTGATTGAGCAACAATTTCAAATGGCTGTCCCGCACCAACAAAACCCAAGAATGCTTCTTCAGGAGTTCTGTTAATCCGGCGAGACGTTAACTGAGAAGCAGTGGCACTGACTTGAGCGGTTCCCACCATGCGGATCGCACCCCTTTGCACCAAATACAGCAATCCAGGTCTAGCTGGAATTCGCTCATCTTTGCTAAAGGTGCGGCAGCGATAGTGTTCTTGTGCCCAATCAAGAATTCGTTGCCAAGTTAAAAATGGACGTGATGCCTCAGAAAAAGAGGATGGAGATTGCATAGGTAACAAAGAGCGTTCGGCTGAAGACAAAGACGACATAAAAAGGTGCAAGGAGTGTCTTTGTGAAAGGCCATCTTAGGCTTGAAACCTAAGTGCCAGCTATCCAAAAGGTAGAAAGCTGAGCTTCTACTCTTTTGTTATACTTCTTACTGTACAATGTTTGTAGTAAAGTTTACCCAGAATTCAATAAATTTTATGCAATTCTAATATTCTTTCAACAAATATAAAGATATGTCTAAAGACGGATGACATAAAATCAATGTTTCTGGGTTTACAGTGTTGTCATCAGTATCTTATGTGCATCAAAAGTTACTAGTAAGTAAATACACAGCAATATTACAGCTAATATACGGTCAATTGACTAGAGCGGTGAGTATTTATGCTCTGTCGGAAGGAAATAAAAGTATAGAAAAAAAATATATTCCTCTATCAAGGGGGAAAAGTGATATTAAAATTTCTTATATGTCTGGTGTAGCTTTGCACCTCTCGAAATCTCATAAATCCCAGACTTTTTCTATCGCGAACTCAATTGCTTCTTGTTTGTCAGCAAGTAATGGTGGTTATTTGCAGCTTGAAATTTTACACTCAGGTTTAATTGAGATACAAGTTAGTGACTTATTCTTAGCTGCTTGGCTGCAAGGCTTTACTGATAATAATCCAAGTAGAGAAGGAAGTAATATTAACTTCTTAGCTTTTAAGCCTGCTTCTAGAATGGTTGTATCCGAATTGAACTCTAAGGTATTTTCAGTTCAATACGTCCATGCTAGGTGTTGCTCTTTGTTAAGACTGGCTCAACAACAAAAGTTAATTGACTGTGACGAATTTTCATCCGAGTCTATACCTTGGCTTAAGGATGATGGCAAACTGATTTTAAATCATCAAGCCGAACGGTGTTTGATTGCTAATTTGGTAAGACTTATAGATGAGTTAGAACCAGTTATTGCTCGTCCGCTCAAGTGGGAAGGGGCAGCACTAAGTTTAGTTATCGCTTTTGAAGGTTTTTGGTCTGCTTGTCGTATTCACGATGACTCAAACACAACTTCACCAGAAATTAAGATGGCTAGAATCGGATTAATTATGGCTACTCAGTCAGCCATAAGGTTTTTGCTTGAAGAAAAATTGGGTATACCTGCTTGTTCGGAATTATGAGTTGAGAAATTGGGAGAGCTTAGAGGTGATAGAAGGGGATTGAAAAAAAATTTTAACTCTTAACTATTAGGCTCTACTGATTCATTGATGGCTACAATATCAAGTTTATAAAGTTTTATAACCGCTATTGACTAATCAAATAGCTTGAGGTATATTAGCACTTGTGTGAGGAGCGAACCAGTAAGGGCACCGAGACGAAACACGGCCAGTCGTCGGTGCCCTTTCTGATTTTGTAAAATGTATTCGTTCCACAAGAGTTTTCATTTACCTGTGAAGCAAAGTTAAATATTTTTAGCTATCGTTTAATATAAATTTTTCAATTGCTGCGGCTACTCCATCTTGCTCTACATCGGGAGCTACCCAGTTAGCTTGAGCTTGAACTCCTGCTGGTGCGTTACCCATTGCTACGCCGATACCCGCATATTCAAGCATTTCTACATCGTTAAAGTTGTCGCCGACGGTCATTACATTGTTTTTTTGCAAACCTAGTAATTCTTCAGCTATATAGCGTACCGCAGCTCCTTTGTTTACTAAAGGGTTAGTTGCTTCAAAAAAAGTGGCTACAGATTTTGTTAGATACAGTTCTGCTGGGGTATATTGCACGCGTAAATTGTTAAGTAATTTATCAATGACTTCCGTGTCTTGACACAAAGCAAGAATTTTTGTGGGTTCATTGTTTAAACAAGAACGTAAGTCACCAACGGGAATTGGTGTAATACCAGAGCGTTGTCCGTAGAATTTTGTTTCTTCGGTTAGTTCTCGGACATAAAGTTGGTCATTTATATAAAAGTGGACGGATAAAAGCTGACGTAGTTGTGGTTGTTCAAAATAATTTAATAGTTTTAATGCTATTTCCTTATTGACAGATAAATGCTGGTGAATTTTTTGAGAAACTGGGTCTTGAATCCAAGCTCCTTGATATGCTATCAGTGGGAGATTTGAGCCAATTTGAGCGTGGTAGTGTAAAGCCGAACAATACATTCTACCAGTCGCGATCGCAACTTGAATTCCTTTTGCTTGAACTGCTTGAACTGCTTCGATAACGCGATTGCTGATTTTGTTAGATTCCCCGGCAATGGTACCGTCGATATCTAAAACTAGTAATTTAATATCTTGGGTAGATGTATTCCCCATGCTCTTAGATTCTCATGAATGTGGTTAACTCTCAGTTAGAGATTAACAGATGATAGAAACCCGGTTTTTTTGAAAAACCGGGTTTCTTAGTAACTCAAATATCTAATTCAAATTATTTGAAAAAGCCTTTTACTTTGATTTACGACGACGGAAGAAAGCTAATGCTGCGACAGAACCTAAGCCAATTATAGTTCCGGGTTCGGGAACAGAAGCTTTTGCAAAATCTGGTGTGGAAGAACTTCTGGCAATTACTTTGAAGTCAGGGCCTTTAAAACCTGCGTCTGCATAGACTCTAATGCCGCTTAAACTTGTAACTCCCAATTTTTCTAAACTTAATCCCCAAGATCCAACATCTTGTTGACCAACTTCTGTTGTATTTATATTGAAGCCAGCATCTACTTGATTAGCTCTATCAAGTCTTATAGCTTTAGTGCCTAAATTTCCTGAAGCATCGATAGCTGTAACCAATAAGTCACTGTTTTTAGTACCTCTTTCCCAGAAAAACAAACTATCTAATCCCAAATTATCTTCCTGAATAACGCTATCAAAGAATAGGTCTAATTCAAATTTTCCATCATCTTCGGTATCAATAATGTTGTTTAAATTGTTATTTCCTAAAAAAGCAGCAATTTCATTAGCTGTTGGATCTTC comes from Rivularia sp. PCC 7116 and encodes:
- a CDS encoding Crp/Fnr family transcriptional regulator; translation: MSSLSSAERSLLPMQSPSSFSEASRPFLTWQRILDWAQEHYRCRTFSKDERIPARPGLLYLVQRGAIRMVGTAQVSATASQLTSRRINRTPEEAFLGFVGAGQPFEIVAQSPFTLQSYAHVDQTAVLWMYWHDLDNWPHFRREVMDAFRYQHQRKLLWLSALGQRRTIDRLLGFLTLLIEEYGEPAMSESDPEVIHGYCLPFPLTHAQIGSAIGSTRVTVTRLMGKLRQRGLILTQGDNLICLPAESINKAS
- a CDS encoding DALR anticodon-binding domain-containing protein, translated to MLSSVSYVHQKLLVSKYTAILQLIYGQLTRAVSIYALSEGNKSIEKKYIPLSRGKSDIKISYMSGVALHLSKSHKSQTFSIANSIASCLSASNGGYLQLEILHSGLIEIQVSDLFLAAWLQGFTDNNPSREGSNINFLAFKPASRMVVSELNSKVFSVQYVHARCCSLLRLAQQQKLIDCDEFSSESIPWLKDDGKLILNHQAERCLIANLVRLIDELEPVIARPLKWEGAALSLVIAFEGFWSACRIHDDSNTTSPEIKMARIGLIMATQSAIRFLLEEKLGIPACSEL
- a CDS encoding Cof-type HAD-IIB family hydrolase yields the protein MGNTSTQDIKLLVLDIDGTIAGESNKISNRVIEAVQAVQAKGIQVAIATGRMYCSALHYHAQIGSNLPLIAYQGAWIQDPVSQKIHQHLSVNKEIALKLLNYFEQPQLRQLLSVHFYINDQLYVRELTEETKFYGQRSGITPIPVGDLRSCLNNEPTKILALCQDTEVIDKLLNNLRVQYTPAELYLTKSVATFFEATNPLVNKGAAVRYIAEELLGLQKNNVMTVGDNFNDVEMLEYAGIGVAMGNAPAGVQAQANWVAPDVEQDGVAAAIEKFILNDS
- a CDS encoding exosortase-dependent surface protein XDP2, which codes for MKFSKLATSIGLTVGSVLFVANSAQAAGFKSNVTLDQNNLATGDVILNSIEQNGTIIDKNEFNYVDRVVIQHNDQWTEGNTGAASTDRGDNASNPLGISETEDPTANEIAAFLGNNNLNNIIDTEDDGKFELDLFFDSVIQEDNLGLDSLFFWERGTKNSDLLVTAIDASGNLGTKAIRLDRANQVDAGFNINTTEVGQQDVGSWGLSLEKLGVTSLSGIRVYADAGFKGPDFKVIARSSSTPDFAKASVPEPGTIIGLGSVAALAFFRRRKSK